One window from the genome of Spirochaetota bacterium encodes:
- a CDS encoding radical SAM protein encodes MIDIGKLYCSGSSTGDGLRYGTEATVDAHGNLPHKRVELASQRRPIVVWNVTRTCNLNCVHCYTDSHNKKYDELTTDQGLKLIDDLAAFGIPSLLFSGGEPLMRKDIFTLIERASGKNIRPVLSTNGTLIDRDKARSIKDAGIVYVGISLDGMEDVNDRFRGMDGAFKKAMKGFEHCIAVGQRVGLRLTLTQRNFEDLHRIFDFIEKEGINRACFYHLVYSGRGGNLFADDLTYSQQRQALDIIIERTDDFFRLGLDINILTVDNHVDGVYLYRKLLHKDEQKANQVKDLLTWNGGGAYSTGVGIANIDFVGNVHPDQFWQDYTFGNVLLRNFADIWMDETDPLMKGLKHKAEYIKGRCRVCQYKAMCNGSMRVRAYRVFGDPWAPDPQCYLSNEEIGLTDETIAQLKSKGEYFEMPAELQK; translated from the coding sequence ATGATTGATATAGGAAAACTGTACTGCAGCGGTTCATCAACCGGTGATGGGTTACGCTACGGCACTGAGGCTACAGTGGATGCCCATGGCAATCTGCCCCATAAACGTGTGGAGCTTGCCAGCCAGCGCCGCCCCATCGTGGTGTGGAATGTGACACGCACCTGCAACTTAAACTGCGTTCACTGCTACACTGATTCGCACAACAAAAAATACGATGAGCTAACTACTGATCAAGGACTAAAACTCATTGATGATTTAGCCGCGTTTGGTATTCCTTCCCTGCTTTTTTCAGGTGGAGAACCCTTAATGCGTAAAGATATATTTACGCTTATTGAACGCGCATCAGGTAAAAATATCAGGCCCGTGCTTTCCACCAATGGGACATTAATTGATAGGGATAAAGCCCGTTCAATCAAAGATGCAGGCATTGTGTATGTTGGCATAAGCCTGGATGGCATGGAAGATGTAAACGACCGATTCCGCGGCATGGATGGTGCTTTTAAAAAAGCTATGAAAGGATTTGAACACTGTATTGCCGTTGGTCAGCGTGTGGGATTGCGCTTAACACTCACCCAACGTAATTTTGAGGACCTTCACCGTATCTTTGATTTTATTGAGAAAGAAGGCATAAACCGCGCTTGCTTTTACCATTTAGTGTATTCTGGACGTGGTGGTAATCTTTTTGCCGATGACCTTACATACTCACAGCAACGACAGGCTCTTGACATTATCATTGAGCGCACTGATGATTTCTTCAGACTCGGGCTTGACATCAACATCCTTACCGTAGATAATCATGTCGATGGGGTGTATTTGTACCGTAAGCTGCTACATAAAGATGAACAAAAAGCCAATCAGGTGAAAGATCTATTAACCTGGAATGGCGGTGGTGCCTATTCCACTGGTGTTGGCATTGCAAATATTGATTTTGTTGGCAATGTCCATCCTGACCAGTTTTGGCAGGATTATACCTTTGGCAATGTACTTCTGCGCAACTTTGCTGATATCTGGATGGATGAAACAGACCCGCTTATGAAAGGCTTGAAGCATAAAGCTGAGTACATAAAAGGACGCTGCAGGGTATGTCAGTATAAAGCTATGTGTAACGGTTCAATGCGCGTGCGCGCCTACCGTGTATTTGGCGACCCATGGGCTCCTGACCCTCAGTGCTACCTTTCCAACGAAGAGATTGGATTGACTGATGAAACAATTGCCCAGCTTAAATCCAAAGGAGAATATTTTGAAATGCCAGCTGAATTACAAAAGTAG